The window GCGTGCAGCCTGGGCATCCGCGGCGCTCCGGTCGACGGCGGCGAGCTCCTGATTCCAGCCCTCGACCGCCTCGGCCGCCTCCGAGTCACCGTCATCGGCCTTTTCTTGCGCCAGCTCCAGCCTGAACTCCGCGACCATGCGGGCGTTGCGGGCCTCCGACTCGGCGTTGCGGGCATCGTCGAGCTGAACGTTGGCATGGAGGATCAGCAGCACGAAGGGCACATAGGCCCACCACCACCGGTTTCTCAGATAGAGCCTGTGAAGCCCGAGAAACCCGCCGGTGACAAGAAACAGGTAGGCGACCGGCGTGGAAACGAGCCGCGCACCGCCCACCGCGCGTTCGCAGCGCAGCATGATGAAAGCAAAAACAGGGAACACGACCAGTCCGGACCAATAGGCCCAGTGGGGCAGGACGAAATCGATTTCTGGCATGGTCGACCGCGTGGGGTCCCGGGGCGAGGAGAAGGGAAACCGGCGTCCCCCTTGCGGTGACGCCGGTTCCGGTAACGTTGGCGATCAGAAGTCCAGCATTTGGCCTTCCATCTGATCGGACGTCACGTAGCCCAAGCTGCCCGACATCATGTAGTCGAGCTGGATCCTGAAGACCCGGGCGGCGTGCTTGTCCTTGTTGGCCCATTCGAACCAGCGCGGGACGGCGATCTTCGTGAACGCCTCGACATCGTCCTGGGACAGGCGCGTCACGGTCGTACCGGCCTCCTCGAACTTCTTCCAGGCCTCCTGGTCGGCCCGCTGGATCGCGGCGTGATGCAGGTCCGAATAGACATGGACCTCCATCTCGATGAACCGCTGCATCTCGGGCGAGAGCGCGTTCCAGGCATCCATCGCGACCGTGAGGTCCATGAGATCGACCGGCTGGTAGATCGACATGAAGCCCGGAGGGCCCATGGAGATGAAGTCGGTGACCTGATGGAAGCCGAGATCGTGGTTCACGGCCGGGCCGACGTAGTCGGCGACGTCGATCGTGTCCTTCTCAAGTGCCGGGAAGATCTCGCTGCCCGGGAGCAGGGTGGTCTGGGCACCGGCGTCCTGGAACACCTCGGCGACCATGCCGCCCGGCAGACGCATCTTGCGGCCCCGGAAGTCCTCGATTGAACGGATCGGCACCTTCGAATGGATGATGTTCGGGCCGTGGTGGATCGGGCCGACGTAGTACATGTCGAACTGGGCGAAGAGCTCGCGGGCGATCTCAAGGCCGCCAAGGCCGTAGTAGAAGACGTCCCACTCGTGCGGCTGGCGCAGGCCGAGCGGATAGGAGCTGAGGAACACCGAGGCCGGCATGCGGCCCGCCCAGTAGAGCGTGAAGGGGTTCATGGCTTCGAGAACGCCGTTCTTCACGGCATCGAAGAGCTGAAAGTCGCCGACAACGTCCTTGGCACCGAAGGGCTCGAAGGCGAGTTCGCCACCGGTCTTCTCGACGATCGAGTTGGACCAGGCCTTGAAGGTCTCAAGACCGATGCCGCCCGGCCAGGAGGTCTGGATGCGCCACGTGGTGGTCTGGGCCCTGGCGGTGCCGATGAACGGCGCGCCGAGCTGGCTCGAAGCGGCCGCTGTGGCCGCAATGCCGCCGGTCACGGCGGCACCGGCCAGCAGATTGCGCCGGCTGAACGCCCGCGCTGCGGCCATCGTCCTGGCCGTCTCGTTGTCCTTGGACATAACATTCGTCTCCCTCGTTAAGGATATCCGGAACCGATGCACGGAGCCCACCTTGACACCCCTGATCGGCAGTAAGGATGGTTGTTGCCCATGCTGACCAATTTTGCCACATAATTTGCCACACAAAAGATCGCGATCCGGCTCCTG is drawn from Rhodospirillales bacterium and contains these coding sequences:
- the dctP gene encoding TRAP transporter substrate-binding protein DctP, producing MAAARAFSRRNLLAGAAVTGGIAATAAASSQLGAPFIGTARAQTTTWRIQTSWPGGIGLETFKAWSNSIVEKTGGELAFEPFGAKDVVGDFQLFDAVKNGVLEAMNPFTLYWAGRMPASVFLSSYPLGLRQPHEWDVFYYGLGGLEIARELFAQFDMYYVGPIHHGPNIIHSKVPIRSIEDFRGRKMRLPGGMVAEVFQDAGAQTTLLPGSEIFPALEKDTIDVADYVGPAVNHDLGFHQVTDFISMGPPGFMSIYQPVDLMDLTVAMDAWNALSPEMQRFIEMEVHVYSDLHHAAIQRADQEAWKKFEEAGTTVTRLSQDDVEAFTKIAVPRWFEWANKDKHAARVFRIQLDYMMSGSLGYVTSDQMEGQMLDF